A window of Streptomyces sp. NBC_01241 genomic DNA:
CCACAGCCTGTGCATAGCGCGGGGTGCGCTAGAGCTGGTTTGACCGGATGGTCTGGCCGCGCGTACCGTGGCCAGGTCGAGTTGTCGATGGCTGCTGCCGCCTGCCTCCGATGGGCAAAGATCACGATCTGTGATCGTGAAGCGGTGCACTAGAGCGTTTACGCGAGTCTCTCGTGGGCGCACGGTGACAGCCAGGCGATGTCCCGCCAACACACGAGTCATTTCTGGAGCCCCCGAGTGAGCAAGCGCACCTTCCAGCCGAACAACCGTCGTCGCGCGAAGACCCACGGCTTCCGGCTGCGGATGCGCACCCGTGCCGGCCGCGCGATTCTCGCGTCCCGCCGTGGCAAGGGTCGCGCCAACCTGTCCGCCTGATCGCTTACAGGTCATGACGTGCTGCCTACCGAGAATCGGCTGAGGCGGCGCGAGGACTTCGCGACCGCAGTACGTCGAGGACGCCGGGCCGGCCGCCCGCTACTCGTCGTTCATCTACGCAGCGGTGCAACGGACCCGCACGTGACTGGGGAGAGTGCTCCCCCGCCGCGTGCGGGTTTCGTTGTCAGCAAAGCTGTGGGTGGAGCGGTCGTACGCACAGCGGTGAAGCGCAGGCTTCGCCACTTGGTCCGCGAACGACTGGCCCTGCTGCCCCCCGGTAGCCTGGTTGTCGTACGAGCGTTGCCCGGAGCGGGTGACGCCGACCATGAACAGCTGGCCCGAGACCTGGATGCCGCTCTTCAGCGGCTGCTGGGAGGGGGCGCGCGATGAAGTACCCGCTGCTGGCTCTTATCAAGTTGTACCAGTGGACGATCAGCCCACTTCTCGGGCCTGTCTGCCGTTACTACCCGTCGTGTTCCCACTATGGATATACGGCGATCGACCGGCACGGAGCGATCAAGGGAACTGCGCTGACGGCCTGGCGCATCCTGCGGTGCAATCCGTGGTCACCCGGTGGCGTGGACCATGTTCCACCGCGCAAACGTCCGCGTTGGCACGAACTGCTGCGTACTGCCATACGCGGTGGCAAGGGCGGGGACTCCGCCGCTGATGTGCCTCCCGGGGGGTCGGTTTCCGAATCCCCGAGCCCGGCCGCAGAGACCTCGCCCAATGCTCAAGGAGCTTGATTAGTGGACACGATTGCCAGTCTGTTCAGCTTTATCACCTGGCCCGTTTCATGGGTCATCGTCCAGTTCCACAAGTTGTACGGAGCGATCTTCGGCGATGACACGGGCTGGGCCTGGGGCCTGTCCATCGTGTCCCTGGTGGTACTGATCCGGATCTGCCTGATCCCGCTTTTCGTTAAGCAGATCAAGTCGACCCGGAACATGCAGGTGCTCCAGCCGAAGATGAAGGCGATCCAGGAGCGCTACAAGAGCGACAAGCAGCGTCAGTCCGAAGAGATGATGAAGCTGTACAAGGAGACGGGCACCAACCCGCTCTCCTCGTGCCTTCCCATCCTGGCGCAGTCGCCGTTCTTCTTCGCCCTGTATCACGTGCTCTCGGCCATCGCCTCGGGCAAGACGATCGGTGTCATCGACCAGCCGCTGCTCGACAGCGCCCGTAAGGCACACATCTTCGGTGCTCCGCTCGCTGCCAAGTTCATGGACAGCGCGTCGGACGTCAGCGCTCTCGGTGCCTCTCTGCTCGATGTCCGGGTCGTCACCGCGGTCATGATCGTGATGATGTCGGCGTCGCAGTTCTTCACCCAGCGCCAGCTGATGACGAAGAACGTCGACCTGACGGTCAAGACGCCGTACATGCAGCAGCAGAAGATGCTGATGTACATCTTCCCGCTGATCTTCGCCGTCATGGGGATCAACTTCCCCGTCGGTGTCCTCGTCTACTGGCTGACCACCAACGTCTGGACCATGGGTCAGCAGATGTACGTGATCAACCAGAACCCGACCCCGGGCAGCAAGGCGCAGGACCAGTACCTGGGACGTCTGCTGAAGAGCGTCACCGCTCACGGTGAGGTGCGTGGCAGGACCAAGCGCAATACGGTCAAGCGGATCGTGTCCAAGGGTCCGGACCGTAACGACATCGAGCGGAAGTTCATCACGGGACTGGCCAAGCTGGGCCTCGCCGCCCAGGAAGACGGCACGGTGATCAAGAGCGACACGGCTGTTGCCGAGGCCGAGGGCGGAGCCGCGCAGCGGCGTCAGCAGCCCAAGCGGCAGACCAAGGCCCAGCGCCAGACCGCCGCCCAGCAGGCCAAGGAGGCCGGTTCTGCCGAGCCGGAGTCCAAGACCTCCCTGGACAAGCGGGACGCATCACAGGACGACGACAAGCCCAAGCCGGCGGGCAAGCCCGCGTCCGGCTCCTCACGCCAAGCCAAGTCCGGACAGCGCAAGGGTCCGCAGCGGCCCAAGCACCCGTCCAAGAAGTAAGAAGGAGTCC
This region includes:
- the yidD gene encoding membrane protein insertion efficiency factor YidD translates to MKYPLLALIKLYQWTISPLLGPVCRYYPSCSHYGYTAIDRHGAIKGTALTAWRILRCNPWSPGGVDHVPPRKRPRWHELLRTAIRGGKGGDSAADVPPGGSVSESPSPAAETSPNAQGA
- the yidC gene encoding membrane protein insertase YidC; the encoded protein is MDTIASLFSFITWPVSWVIVQFHKLYGAIFGDDTGWAWGLSIVSLVVLIRICLIPLFVKQIKSTRNMQVLQPKMKAIQERYKSDKQRQSEEMMKLYKETGTNPLSSCLPILAQSPFFFALYHVLSAIASGKTIGVIDQPLLDSARKAHIFGAPLAAKFMDSASDVSALGASLLDVRVVTAVMIVMMSASQFFTQRQLMTKNVDLTVKTPYMQQQKMLMYIFPLIFAVMGINFPVGVLVYWLTTNVWTMGQQMYVINQNPTPGSKAQDQYLGRLLKSVTAHGEVRGRTKRNTVKRIVSKGPDRNDIERKFITGLAKLGLAAQEDGTVIKSDTAVAEAEGGAAQRRQQPKRQTKAQRQTAAQQAKEAGSAEPESKTSLDKRDASQDDDKPKPAGKPASGSSRQAKSGQRKGPQRPKHPSKK
- the rnpA gene encoding ribonuclease P protein component; the protein is MLPTENRLRRREDFATAVRRGRRAGRPLLVVHLRSGATDPHVTGESAPPPRAGFVVSKAVGGAVVRTAVKRRLRHLVRERLALLPPGSLVVVRALPGAGDADHEQLARDLDAALQRLLGGGAR
- the rpmH gene encoding 50S ribosomal protein L34, which gives rise to MSKRTFQPNNRRRAKTHGFRLRMRTRAGRAILASRRGKGRANLSA